A section of the Stenotrophomonas sp. 364 genome encodes:
- a CDS encoding pseudouridine synthase, producing the protein MKLVKLLANLGYGSRKQVQGMFREGLITDADGEVLYADDVVAHEAIRVEGEPLDPPHGLTLMLHKPREYTCSTKDKGRLIYDLLPPRFRERSPLLSSVGRLDRDTSGMLLMTDDGALLHRIVSPKSRLDKAYEVTLAEDLRGDETARFASGTLLLESDDKPLLPAELHVQSPRQAQLVLHEGRYHQARRMFAAVGNHVAALHRSRIGGLTLGGLGEGEWRILDAADLETLFNVP; encoded by the coding sequence AGGGAATGTTCCGCGAAGGCCTGATCACCGATGCCGACGGGGAAGTGCTGTACGCCGATGACGTGGTCGCGCACGAGGCGATCCGGGTCGAGGGCGAACCGCTGGACCCGCCGCATGGCCTGACCCTGATGCTGCACAAGCCGCGCGAGTACACCTGTTCGACCAAGGACAAGGGCCGCTTGATCTACGACCTGCTGCCGCCGCGTTTCCGCGAGCGTTCGCCGCTGCTGTCGTCGGTGGGCCGGCTGGACCGCGACACCAGCGGCATGCTGCTGATGACCGACGACGGCGCGCTGCTGCACCGCATCGTGTCGCCCAAGTCGCGCCTGGACAAGGCCTATGAGGTCACCCTGGCCGAAGACCTGCGCGGCGATGAAACCGCGCGCTTCGCCAGCGGCACGCTGCTGCTGGAATCGGATGACAAGCCGCTGCTGCCGGCCGAGCTGCACGTGCAGTCGCCGCGCCAGGCGCAGCTGGTGCTGCACGAGGGTCGCTACCACCAGGCGCGGCGCATGTTCGCGGCGGTGGGCAACCACGTCGCGGCGCTGCACCGCAGCCGCATCGGCGGGCTGACCCTGGGGGGGCTCGGTGAGGGCGAGTGGCGCATTCTCGATGCCGCCGATCTTGAAACGCTCTTCAACGTGCCATGA
- a CDS encoding HAD family phosphatase encodes MTAIAALPFLPDAVIFDMDGLMIDSERVSIACWTQAAHELQLPLADGFWLRFVGLGDRDCERLLLQHIDAGQVAALFARCHDLYEARTQEGLPLRPGILDLLQLLHEHGIPRAVATSTRQPRASRKLAAAGLLPFFEVVVTSSDVAHPKPAPDIYLLAAQKLGKDPARCLALEDSPAGIRAAVGAGMTAIQVPDLVHPDDDLRALGHRIVDSLADAHTLLLPHLR; translated from the coding sequence ATGACCGCAATTGCCGCGCTGCCGTTCCTGCCCGACGCCGTCATCTTCGACATGGACGGCCTGATGATCGACAGCGAGCGGGTGTCGATCGCCTGCTGGACGCAGGCGGCGCACGAACTGCAGTTGCCGCTCGCCGATGGGTTCTGGCTGCGCTTCGTCGGCCTGGGCGACCGCGACTGCGAGCGCCTGTTGCTGCAGCACATCGATGCGGGGCAGGTGGCCGCATTGTTCGCGCGCTGCCATGACCTGTACGAAGCGCGCACGCAGGAAGGCCTGCCGCTGCGTCCGGGCATCCTGGACCTGCTGCAGCTGCTGCACGAGCACGGCATTCCCCGCGCGGTGGCGACCTCCACCCGGCAGCCGCGCGCGTCGCGCAAGCTGGCCGCGGCGGGCCTGCTGCCGTTCTTCGAGGTGGTGGTGACCAGCAGCGACGTGGCCCACCCCAAGCCGGCGCCGGACATCTACCTGCTGGCCGCGCAGAAGCTGGGCAAGGATCCGGCGCGCTGCCTGGCGCTGGAAGACTCACCGGCCGGCATCCGTGCCGCGGTCGGCGCGGGCATGACCGCGATCCAGGTACCCGACCTGGTGCACCCCGACGACGACCTGCGCGCGCTGGGCCACCGCATCGTCGACTCGCTGGCAGACGCGCATACCCTGCTGCTCCCGCACCTGCGCTAA
- the fabB gene encoding beta-ketoacyl-ACP synthase I has protein sequence MRRVVITGMGITSCLGNDLDTVSSALREGRAGIRHLPDHAEAGLRSHVGGNIELDLDAQIDRKVKRFMSDASAYAYIAMRDAITDAGLDQAQVANPRTGLIAGSGGGSSQWQVESADILRARGVRKVGPYMVPRTMCSTVSACLATAFQIKGLSYSLSAACATSAHCIGAAADLIRHGAQDVMFAGGGEDLHWSMSVMFDAMGALSTRFNETPASASRPYDKDRDGFVIAGGGGMLVLEDYDHAVARGARIYAELVGYGVTSDGADMVAPSGEGAVRCMNMAMANLTGPIDYLNTHGTSTPLGDVTELKAVREVFGQDVPPLSSTKALSGHSLGAASVHEAIYCLLMMRDGFIAGSANIGELDPLVEGFPIVRESQAAQLNTVMSNSFGFGGTNAALVFGRV, from the coding sequence ATGCGTCGCGTCGTCATTACCGGAATGGGCATCACCTCGTGCCTGGGCAACGATCTGGACACCGTCTCCAGCGCACTGCGTGAAGGCCGCGCCGGCATCCGCCACCTGCCCGACCATGCCGAAGCCGGCCTGCGCAGCCACGTCGGTGGCAACATCGAACTGGACCTGGACGCGCAGATCGACCGCAAGGTGAAGCGCTTCATGAGCGATGCCTCGGCGTACGCCTACATCGCCATGCGCGATGCGATCACCGATGCCGGCCTGGACCAGGCGCAGGTCGCCAACCCGCGTACCGGCCTGATTGCCGGTTCCGGCGGCGGTTCCAGCCAGTGGCAGGTCGAGTCGGCCGACATCCTGCGCGCCCGTGGCGTGCGCAAGGTCGGCCCGTACATGGTGCCGCGCACGATGTGCTCCACCGTGTCGGCCTGCCTGGCCACCGCCTTCCAGATCAAGGGCCTGAGCTACTCGCTGTCGGCGGCCTGCGCCACCTCGGCACACTGCATCGGCGCGGCGGCCGACCTGATCCGCCATGGCGCACAGGACGTGATGTTCGCCGGCGGCGGTGAAGACCTGCACTGGTCGATGAGCGTGATGTTCGACGCCATGGGCGCGTTGTCCACCCGCTTCAACGAGACCCCGGCCAGCGCCTCGCGCCCGTACGACAAGGACCGCGACGGCTTCGTCATCGCCGGTGGCGGCGGCATGCTGGTGCTGGAAGATTACGACCACGCCGTGGCACGTGGCGCGCGCATCTATGCCGAACTGGTGGGCTACGGCGTCACCTCCGACGGTGCCGACATGGTCGCCCCGTCCGGTGAAGGCGCGGTGCGTTGCATGAACATGGCCATGGCCAACCTGACCGGCCCGATCGACTACCTCAACACGCACGGCACCTCTACCCCGCTGGGCGATGTGACCGAGCTGAAGGCCGTGCGCGAAGTGTTCGGCCAGGACGTGCCGCCGCTGTCGTCGACCAAGGCGCTGTCGGGCCATTCGCTGGGCGCAGCCAGCGTGCACGAAGCGATCTACTGCCTGCTGATGATGCGCGACGGCTTCATCGCCGGCTCGGCCAACATCGGCGAGCTGGACCCGCTGGTGGAAGGCTTCCCGATTGTGCGCGAAAGCCAGGCTGCGCAGTTGAACACGGTGATGTCCAACAGCTTCGGCTTCGGCGGCACCAACGCAGCGCTGGTATTCGGCCGGGTGTGA
- the fabA gene encoding 3-hydroxyacyl-[acyl-carrier-protein] dehydratase FabA, with protein sequence MTRLHAFSREQLLASARGELFGPGSGRLPNDPMLMFDRITDIRDDGGPHGKGLVRAELDIRPDLWFFGCHFIGDPVMPGCLGLDAMWQLTGFYLTWLGAPGRGRALGCGEVKFTGQVLPDAKLVSYEIDITRVINRKLVMAQADARMLVDGREIYSAKDLRVGLFTSTENF encoded by the coding sequence ATGACTCGTCTCCACGCGTTCTCGCGCGAACAACTGCTGGCCAGCGCCCGCGGTGAACTGTTCGGCCCGGGCAGCGGTCGCCTGCCCAACGATCCGATGCTGATGTTCGATCGCATCACCGACATCCGCGACGACGGCGGCCCCCACGGCAAGGGACTGGTACGCGCCGAACTGGATATCCGCCCGGACCTGTGGTTCTTCGGCTGCCACTTCATCGGCGACCCCGTCATGCCTGGCTGCCTCGGCCTGGATGCCATGTGGCAGCTCACCGGCTTCTACCTCACCTGGCTGGGCGCGCCCGGCCGTGGCCGCGCCCTGGGCTGCGGCGAAGTGAAGTTCACCGGCCAGGTACTGCCCGACGCCAAGCTGGTCAGCTACGAAATCGACATCACCCGCGTCATCAACCGCAAGCTGGTGATGGCCCAGGCCGACGCCCGCATGCTCGTGGACGGCCGCGAAATCTACTCCGCCAAAGACCTCCGCGTAGGTCTGTTCACTTCCACCGAGAACTTCTGA
- the dinB gene encoding DNA polymerase IV, with protein sequence MSVLRKIIHVDMDAFYASVEQRDDPSLRGKPVVVAWKGARSVVCAASYEARVFGIRSAMPALRAERLCPDAVFVPPDFVRYKAVSRQVREIFLRHTDLVEPLSLDEAYLDVTMHKGGMTVATEIAAIIRGEIREETSLTASAGIAPNKFLAKIASDWRKPDGQFVVPPHRVEQFLTPLPVNRVPGVGKVMAGKLAELGIVTVGDLRSLPLEVLEARFGTFGARLFNRARGIDERAVEPDQPVQSISSEDTFAEDLPLEALEAAIVELAGKTWRATRKTERVGHTVVLKLKTSQFRIITRSFTPESPPESGEELRDIALALRARVDLPAETRYRLVGVGLGGFREREAVSQPGLFDHLEGG encoded by the coding sequence GTGTCTGTTCTGCGCAAAATCATCCATGTGGACATGGACGCGTTCTACGCGTCGGTGGAGCAGCGCGACGATCCGTCGCTGCGCGGCAAGCCGGTGGTGGTGGCGTGGAAGGGGGCACGTTCGGTGGTGTGTGCTGCGTCGTACGAGGCACGGGTGTTCGGGATCCGGTCGGCGATGCCGGCGTTGCGTGCGGAGCGGTTGTGTCCGGACGCGGTGTTCGTGCCGCCGGATTTTGTGCGCTACAAGGCGGTCTCGCGGCAGGTGCGGGAGATTTTCCTGCGGCATACGGATCTGGTGGAGCCGTTGTCGTTGGATGAGGCGTATCTGGATGTGACGATGCACAAGGGGGGGATGACGGTGGCGACGGAGATCGCGGCGATCATCCGTGGGGAGATTCGTGAGGAGACGTCGTTGACGGCGTCGGCGGGGATCGCGCCGAACAAGTTTCTGGCGAAAATCGCATCGGACTGGCGCAAGCCGGACGGTCAGTTCGTGGTGCCGCCGCATCGGGTGGAGCAGTTTCTGACGCCGCTGCCGGTGAACCGGGTGCCGGGGGTGGGGAAGGTGATGGCGGGGAAGCTGGCAGAGTTGGGGATCGTGACGGTGGGCGATTTGCGGTCCTTGCCGCTGGAAGTGTTGGAGGCGCGGTTCGGGACGTTTGGTGCGCGGTTGTTCAATCGGGCGCGCGGGATCGATGAGCGGGCGGTGGAGCCGGACCAGCCGGTGCAGTCGATTTCGTCGGAAGATACGTTCGCGGAAGATCTGCCGTTGGAGGCGTTGGAGGCGGCGATCGTGGAGTTGGCGGGGAAGACGTGGCGGGCGACGCGGAAGACGGAGCGGGTGGGGCACACGGTGGTGCTGAAGTTGAAGACGTCGCAGTTCCGGATCATTACGCGGAGTTTTACGCCGGAGTCGCCGCCGGAATCGGGCGAGGAGTTGCGCGATATCGCGCTGGCGTTGCGGGCGCGGGTGGATCTGCCGGCGGAGACGCGGTATCGGTTGGTGGGGGTGGGGTTGGGTGGGTTTCGCGAGCGCGAGGCGGTGAGTCAGCCTGGGCTGTTTGATCATTTGGAGGGTGGGTGA
- a CDS encoding MBL fold metallo-hydrolase → MPNVSRTTLALALTLGTALAVTAPAISHAAAATAATAEAHALQVQPYHPGDKALFSVASTLVTGRRDAILIDAQFAASDAAQLVQRIRASGKQLTTIYVSHGDPDYYFGLATLQDAFPHARIVATAPTVAHITATQAGKLAYWGPQMGADKPSRIVIPQVLDGDTLTLEGQPLRILGLDGPTPDRTVVWIPSLRTLVGGIPIVAGEHVWMADTQSPQSHTDWLTTLTTLAALKPTRVIPGHYARGAALDATALTFTADYIRAFDEETARSKNADALIAAMKKRYPTLQGVGSLEISAKVAKGEMQWP, encoded by the coding sequence ATGCCGAACGTCTCCCGCACCACCCTGGCCCTGGCGTTGACGCTGGGTACCGCGCTCGCCGTGACCGCACCGGCCATCAGCCACGCCGCCGCGGCCACCGCGGCCACCGCCGAAGCACACGCGCTGCAGGTGCAGCCCTACCACCCCGGCGACAAAGCACTGTTCTCTGTCGCCTCCACCCTGGTTACCGGCCGCCGCGACGCGATACTGATCGACGCCCAGTTCGCCGCGTCCGATGCCGCCCAGCTGGTGCAGCGCATCCGCGCCTCCGGCAAGCAGCTGACCACCATTTACGTCAGCCACGGCGACCCCGATTATTACTTCGGCCTGGCCACCCTGCAGGACGCCTTCCCCCACGCCCGCATCGTCGCCACCGCCCCCACCGTCGCCCACATCACCGCCACCCAGGCCGGCAAACTCGCATACTGGGGCCCACAGATGGGCGCCGATAAACCCAGCCGCATCGTCATCCCCCAGGTCCTCGACGGCGACACCCTCACCCTCGAAGGCCAACCGCTGCGCATCCTCGGCCTCGATGGCCCCACCCCGGACCGCACCGTCGTCTGGATCCCCAGCCTGCGCACCCTCGTCGGCGGCATCCCCATCGTCGCCGGCGAACACGTCTGGATGGCCGACACCCAAAGCCCCCAATCGCACACCGACTGGCTGACCACCCTCACCACCCTCGCGGCCCTCAAGCCCACCCGCGTCATCCCCGGCCACTACGCCCGCGGTGCCGCACTGGACGCCACCGCCCTCACCTTCACCGCCGATTACATCCGCGCCTTTGATGAAGAAACCGCGCGCAGCAAGAATGCGGACGCCTTGATCGCCGCGATGAAAAAGCGCTACCCGACCCTGCAAGGCGTGGGTTCGTTGGAGATCAGTGCGAAGGTTGCAAAGGGGGAAATGCAGTGGCCGTGA
- a CDS encoding NAD(P)H-binding protein: MKIALVGATGNIGREIARQALARGHQVTAIVRRETDLPAELDGAQLAVAALDDTDALAAVIAGHDVLASAFGPRPGDAPSTVITTSAALVKAARQAGVPRFIMVGGAGSLEVAPGVQLVDTEGFPDAYKPVALAARETLKQLQAVDDLDWTFYSPAAEIGPGPQRGGFRTQAKNFLVGDDGHSRISYPDYADAFVSEIEAPQYVRQIATVSY, translated from the coding sequence ATGAAAATCGCCCTCGTTGGTGCCACCGGCAACATCGGTCGTGAAATCGCCCGCCAGGCCCTCGCCCGCGGCCATCAGGTCACCGCCATCGTGCGCCGCGAAACCGACCTGCCGGCCGAACTGGACGGCGCCCAGCTTGCCGTCGCCGCGCTGGACGACACCGACGCCCTGGCCGCCGTGATCGCCGGCCACGACGTGCTGGCCAGCGCCTTCGGCCCGCGTCCGGGCGATGCGCCCAGCACCGTGATCACCACCAGCGCCGCGCTGGTCAAGGCCGCGCGCCAGGCCGGCGTGCCGCGCTTCATCATGGTCGGCGGCGCCGGCAGCCTGGAAGTTGCCCCCGGCGTGCAGCTGGTGGATACCGAGGGCTTCCCGGATGCCTACAAGCCGGTTGCCCTGGCCGCGCGCGAGACGCTGAAGCAGCTGCAGGCCGTCGACGACCTGGACTGGACCTTCTATTCCCCCGCCGCCGAGATCGGCCCCGGCCCGCAGCGCGGTGGCTTCCGCACCCAGGCGAAGAATTTCCTGGTGGGCGATGACGGCCACAGCCGGATCAGCTACCCCGACTACGCGGACGCATTCGTCAGCGAGATTGAAGCGCCGCAGTACGTGCGGCAGATTGCCACGGTTTCGTACTGA
- a CDS encoding LysR family transcriptional regulator codes for MDRMTAMNVFVEVVERGSLTAAAEALEMSRAMVTRYLAEVERWLGARLLHRTTRRISLTGPGEAALLRFRQILAIGDELHGELATDNPEPHGLIRVTASVSFGQIHLAAAVADFVKRYPLTRVELLLVDRVVNLVEERVDIAVRISRAIDPALIARRLAPCRSVLCAAPSYLAERGAPTTADALAAHNCLTHHYVGRSVWHLQRDGRAIAVAVGGNISANEASLLLEAVRAGAGIAMLPTYQIAPLLRSGALIEVLPDYQVEELGIHAVYASRRQLPTIMRSFLDFLVDRFASPEFLAQL; via the coding sequence ATGGACCGGATGACGGCGATGAACGTGTTCGTGGAGGTGGTCGAGCGCGGCAGCCTGACCGCGGCGGCCGAGGCGCTGGAGATGTCGCGGGCGATGGTGACCCGCTACCTGGCCGAGGTGGAGCGCTGGCTGGGCGCGCGGTTGCTGCACCGGACCACGCGCCGGATCAGCCTGACCGGCCCGGGCGAGGCGGCGCTGCTGCGGTTCAGGCAGATCCTGGCCATCGGCGATGAACTGCACGGCGAACTGGCCACCGACAACCCCGAACCGCACGGGCTGATCCGGGTCACGGCGAGCGTGTCGTTCGGGCAGATCCACCTGGCCGCCGCAGTGGCCGACTTCGTGAAGCGGTATCCGCTGACGCGGGTGGAACTGCTGCTGGTGGACCGCGTGGTCAACCTGGTCGAAGAACGCGTGGATATCGCGGTGCGCATCTCGCGTGCGATCGACCCGGCGCTGATCGCGCGGCGGTTGGCCCCTTGCCGCTCGGTGTTGTGCGCGGCGCCGTCGTACCTGGCCGAACGCGGCGCGCCGACCACGGCCGACGCACTGGCCGCGCACAACTGCCTGACCCACCACTACGTGGGCAGGAGCGTGTGGCACCTGCAGCGCGATGGCCGCGCGATTGCGGTGGCGGTGGGCGGCAACATCAGCGCCAATGAAGCATCGTTGTTGCTGGAGGCGGTACGCGCCGGCGCGGGCATCGCGATGCTGCCGACCTACCAGATCGCGCCGCTGCTGCGCAGTGGCGCGTTGATTGAGGTGCTGCCCGATTACCAGGTGGAAGAGCTGGGCATCCACGCGGTGTATGCGTCACGCCGGCAGCTGCCGACGATCATGCGCAGCTTCCTGGATTTCCTGGTGGATCGTTTTGCCAGCCCGGAGTTCCTGGCGCAGCTGTAA
- the gph gene encoding phosphoglycolate phosphatase (PGP is an essential enzyme in the glycolate salvage pathway in higher organisms (photorespiration in plants). Phosphoglycolate results from the oxidase activity of RubisCO in the Calvin cycle when concentrations of carbon dioxide are low relative to oxygen. This enzyme is a member of the Haloacid Dehalogenase (HAD) superfamily of aspartate-nucleophile hydrolase enzymes (PF00702).), giving the protein MSYPYPLVVFDLDGTLVDSAADIAEALNRTLQDWQLPRVPEATVLTWIGDGVRRLVEQAFGAAGSDIDLDTVMPGFMRHYEACLLRSPRLFDGVTETLAALRERAVTLAICTNKPSALVAPLLQHFGLQDQFALVLGGDSLPERKPSGAPLRHIAAHFEVAVEAALMVGDSITDYRAAVDAGMPVALVRYGYPRGLDLDNVEAVAVVDDLRELLVL; this is encoded by the coding sequence TTGTCGTATCCGTATCCGTTGGTGGTGTTCGATCTGGATGGCACGCTGGTGGACAGCGCGGCCGATATTGCCGAGGCGTTGAACCGCACGCTGCAGGACTGGCAGTTGCCCCGGGTACCGGAGGCCACGGTACTGACCTGGATCGGCGATGGCGTGCGGCGGCTTGTCGAACAGGCGTTTGGCGCGGCCGGCAGTGATATCGATCTGGACACGGTCATGCCCGGTTTCATGCGGCACTACGAGGCCTGCCTGTTGCGCAGTCCGCGCCTGTTCGATGGTGTGACCGAAACGTTGGCTGCCTTGCGCGAACGCGCGGTGACGCTCGCGATCTGCACGAACAAGCCGTCCGCGCTGGTGGCGCCGTTGCTGCAGCACTTCGGGCTGCAGGATCAGTTTGCGCTGGTGCTGGGCGGCGATTCGCTGCCGGAACGCAAGCCCAGTGGTGCGCCGTTGCGGCATATCGCCGCGCACTTCGAGGTGGCCGTCGAGGCCGCCTTGATGGTGGGCGATTCGATTACGGATTACCGGGCCGCGGTGGACGCGGGCATGCCGGTGGCGCTGGTGCGCTATGGCTATCCACGTGGGCTGGATCTGGACAACGTCGAGGCGGTGGCCGTGGTGGATGATCTGCGGGAATTGCTGGTGCTGTAA
- the btuB gene encoding TonB-dependent vitamin B12 receptor — protein MKLQIQVLSLAVLSALPLLASAQDEATALDQVLVTATRTPIALQDSISPAQVIDRAEIERSQAPSLQDLLRGRAGINLNNSGGLGKQSSLFLRGTNSAHTLVLVDGVRINTGDLGLAMIQDLPLAQIERIEIVRGPQSSLYGADAIGGVIQIFTRRNAGTFAPHFQVGGGSNGLREASGGFGGSGARGWFGTDIAYQHTDGINSCRGDAATFAGCGADEPDRDGYRNLSMSLRGGYALTDALSVEGTALRAEGENHYDGYYNYSETLQQVLGGKVHYTPSERFTLTANVGRADNESDNYNGSTWLGAAQTHRDSASVQADVGIAEGQLLSAGVDWSQDNLDGSSAGYRVDSRDNTGVFVQYQGRFGAHHLQASVRNDDNEQFGNHTTGSLGWGLELGRGFRLNASYGTAFKAPTFSDLYDPWSGVPGLDPEKSKSTNVGIAQQGDGWRWGLDVYETRIDDLITYDATTFMMSQVEKARIRGAELTGAITLAGFDVNAQLSHTDPRNRTEGSAQFDNWLARRAQNTARLDIDRSFGGFRAGLTANGAGKRYDNAANTVRLAGYGTLDLRLEYALSRDWSVLGRVSNVFDRDYETVAWYNQPGREYRLSVRYQPK, from the coding sequence ATGAAGCTGCAGATCCAAGTCCTTTCCCTGGCCGTGTTGTCGGCCCTGCCTCTGCTGGCGTCGGCCCAGGACGAGGCGACCGCGCTGGACCAGGTACTGGTCACCGCCACCCGCACCCCGATCGCCCTGCAGGACAGCATCTCGCCGGCGCAGGTGATCGACCGCGCCGAGATCGAGCGCAGCCAGGCCCCGTCGCTGCAGGACCTGCTGCGCGGTCGCGCCGGCATCAACCTCAACAACAGCGGCGGCCTGGGCAAGCAGAGTTCGCTGTTCCTGCGCGGCACCAACTCGGCCCACACCCTGGTACTGGTGGACGGCGTGCGCATCAACACCGGCGACCTTGGCCTGGCCATGATCCAGGACCTGCCGCTGGCGCAGATCGAGCGCATTGAAATCGTGCGCGGCCCGCAGTCCAGCCTGTACGGCGCCGATGCGATCGGTGGCGTGATCCAGATCTTCACCCGCCGCAACGCCGGCACCTTCGCCCCGCACTTCCAGGTGGGCGGCGGCAGCAACGGCCTGCGCGAGGCCAGCGGCGGCTTCGGCGGCAGTGGCGCGCGTGGCTGGTTCGGCACCGACATCGCCTACCAGCACACCGACGGCATCAATTCCTGCCGGGGCGATGCGGCCACCTTCGCCGGCTGCGGCGCCGACGAGCCCGACCGAGACGGCTACCGCAACCTGTCCATGAGCCTGCGCGGTGGCTACGCGCTGACCGATGCGCTGAGCGTGGAAGGGACCGCGCTGCGTGCCGAAGGCGAAAACCACTACGACGGTTACTACAACTATTCGGAAACCCTGCAGCAGGTGCTGGGCGGCAAGGTGCATTACACCCCGAGCGAGCGCTTCACCCTGACCGCCAACGTCGGGCGTGCCGACAACGAATCGGACAACTACAACGGCAGCACCTGGCTGGGTGCCGCGCAGACCCATCGCGACAGTGCCTCGGTGCAGGCCGACGTGGGCATCGCCGAGGGCCAGCTGCTCAGCGCCGGCGTGGACTGGAGCCAGGACAACCTGGACGGCAGCAGTGCCGGCTACCGGGTCGACAGCCGCGACAATACCGGCGTGTTCGTGCAGTACCAGGGCCGCTTCGGCGCGCACCACCTGCAGGCCAGCGTGCGCAACGACGACAACGAGCAGTTCGGCAACCACACCACCGGCAGCCTCGGCTGGGGCCTGGAGCTGGGCCGCGGGTTCCGCCTCAACGCCAGCTACGGCACCGCGTTCAAGGCACCCACCTTCAGCGATCTGTACGACCCGTGGAGCGGCGTGCCGGGCCTGGACCCGGAAAAGTCGAAGAGCACCAACGTCGGTATCGCCCAGCAGGGCGACGGCTGGCGCTGGGGCCTGGACGTGTATGAAACCCGCATCGATGACCTGATCACCTACGATGCCACCACCTTCATGATGTCGCAGGTGGAGAAGGCGCGCATCCGCGGTGCCGAGTTGACCGGTGCGATCACGCTGGCCGGCTTCGATGTGAACGCCCAGCTCAGCCACACCGATCCGCGCAACCGCACCGAAGGCAGCGCGCAGTTCGACAACTGGCTGGCGCGCCGCGCGCAGAACACCGCCCGCCTGGATATCGACCGCAGCTTCGGTGGCTTCCGCGCCGGCCTGACCGCCAACGGCGCCGGCAAGCGCTACGACAACGCCGCCAACACCGTGCGTCTGGCCGGTTACGGCACGCTCGACCTGCGCCTGGAATACGCGCTGAGCCGCGACTGGTCGGTGCTCGGCCGGGTCAGCAACGTGTTCGACCGCGACTACGAAACGGTGGCCTGGTACAACCAGCCCGGCCGCGAGTACCGCCTGAGCGTGCGTTACCAGCCGAAATAA
- a CDS encoding histidine phosphatase family protein produces the protein MILDLIRHASTGRDGHLDGRSDPALEDGSTEALCARYGGRQWQRVVSSPRQRALATADALAVPHGVEVVADEEWAELDFGDWDGQALHDLPMQELSAFHLDPHANPPPHGESWGHFERRIARGLHRLLDDPDPPPTLIVSHGGPLRMVLSQVCGLPMAMCWALRIDHGTRLQLRVEREDDRLWGELLELQQP, from the coding sequence GTGATCCTGGACCTGATCCGCCACGCCAGCACCGGCCGTGACGGCCACCTGGACGGGCGCAGTGATCCCGCGTTGGAAGACGGAAGCACCGAGGCCCTGTGCGCACGCTATGGGGGGCGGCAATGGCAACGGGTGGTGAGCTCCCCGCGCCAGCGTGCGCTGGCCACGGCCGATGCGCTGGCAGTGCCGCACGGGGTGGAGGTGGTGGCCGACGAGGAGTGGGCCGAACTCGACTTCGGCGATTGGGACGGCCAGGCATTGCATGACCTGCCGATGCAGGAGCTGTCGGCGTTCCACCTGGACCCGCACGCCAACCCACCGCCGCACGGCGAAAGCTGGGGCCACTTCGAGCGCCGCATCGCCCGTGGCCTGCACCGCTTGCTGGACGACCCCGATCCCCCGCCCACCCTGATCGTCAGCCATGGCGGGCCGTTGCGGATGGTGCTGTCGCAGGTGTGCGGCCTGCCGATGGCGATGTGCTGGGCACTGCGCATCGACCACGGCACCCGCCTGCAGCTGCGCGTGGAGCGCGAGGACGACCGCCTGTGGGGCGAACTGCTGGAACTGCAGCAGCCTTGA
- a CDS encoding TfoX/Sxy family protein, with the protein MSTKLRNIGPKSAAWLRQVGLRTPEELTAIGAVGAFVKVRRAGFKPSLNLLYSLEGALQDCHWQELPEARRTELVAEYEAIIADKPLKKAPPASGPVYDRTAERRDDEADDAPPFEPDDETA; encoded by the coding sequence ATGAGCACCAAGCTGCGCAACATCGGTCCCAAGAGCGCGGCCTGGCTGCGTCAGGTCGGGTTGCGCACGCCCGAAGAGCTGACCGCGATCGGCGCGGTCGGCGCGTTCGTGAAGGTACGCCGCGCCGGGTTCAAGCCCAGCCTCAACCTGCTCTACTCGCTCGAAGGCGCGCTGCAGGACTGCCATTGGCAGGAACTGCCCGAAGCACGCCGCACCGAACTGGTGGCCGAGTACGAGGCCATCATCGCCGACAAGCCCCTGAAAAAGGCACCGCCAGCATCCGGCCCGGTCTACGACCGCACCGCCGAACGTCGCGATGATGAAGCCGACGACGCACCGCCGTTCGAACCGGACGACGAAACCGCGTAG